The following proteins are encoded in a genomic region of Streptomyces sp. SLBN-31:
- a CDS encoding NADH-ubiquinone oxidoreductase-F iron-sulfur binding region domain-containing protein, which produces MDLHFGDSKPTDDERAAVDALLGPPESSWEGADRSDADLRWARGGREARDRREMLLPGLHAINDRIGWISDGALDYLCRRLTVPPAEAYGVATFYAMFSVRPRPATVLHVCTDLACAAAGASELCAGVEARLGHGASVQRSPCLGLCERAPAALAVRAGDPVRTAVSAPATVEAAVLAAGSPDSAPEEPPAAMAVPQAGDPALTLLRRVGVVDPCSLDDYRAHGGYTALRRAFGLGPAGVIREVTDSGLVGRGGAAFPTGRKWQATASQPDHPHYLVCNADESEPGTFKDRVLMEGDPYALVEAMTVAGYAVGAHRGYLYLRGEYPRALRRLEHAVAQARARGFLGDDVLGQGYAFDIEIRRGAGAYICGEETALFNSIEGYRGEPRSKPPFPVEKGLFGKPTVENNVETLVNVLPILTMGAPAYAAIGTDRSTGPKLFCVSGGVDRPGIYELPFGATLGEVLALAGVRENLRAVLLGGAAGGFVRPDELDIPLTFEGTREAGTTLGSGVVMAFDDTVPLPRLLLRIAEFFRDESCGQCVPCRVGTVRQEEALHRIVRRTGAAAADDIALLREVGRAMRDASICGLGQTAWNAVESAIDRLGAYE; this is translated from the coding sequence GTGGACCTGCACTTCGGCGACAGCAAGCCGACGGACGACGAACGGGCCGCTGTCGACGCCCTGTTGGGCCCGCCCGAGTCCTCCTGGGAGGGCGCCGACCGGTCCGACGCCGACCTGAGGTGGGCGCGGGGCGGCCGCGAGGCCAGGGACCGACGCGAGATGCTGCTGCCGGGGCTGCACGCGATCAACGACCGGATCGGCTGGATCAGCGACGGCGCCCTCGACTACCTGTGCCGTCGGCTGACCGTGCCGCCGGCGGAGGCGTACGGCGTCGCCACGTTCTACGCGATGTTCTCCGTCAGGCCGCGCCCGGCCACCGTGCTGCACGTCTGCACCGACCTGGCCTGCGCGGCGGCCGGGGCGTCCGAGCTGTGCGCGGGCGTCGAGGCCCGGCTCGGCCACGGTGCCTCGGTGCAGCGCAGCCCCTGTCTGGGCCTGTGCGAACGCGCCCCGGCCGCCCTCGCCGTCCGTGCGGGCGACCCCGTGCGTACGGCGGTGTCGGCGCCGGCGACGGTCGAGGCGGCCGTTCTCGCCGCGGGCTCCCCGGACTCCGCCCCCGAGGAACCGCCTGCCGCGATGGCCGTGCCACAGGCCGGCGACCCGGCACTCACACTGCTCCGCAGGGTGGGCGTCGTCGACCCGTGCTCCCTGGACGACTACCGCGCCCACGGCGGCTACACCGCCCTGCGCCGGGCCTTCGGGCTCGGACCCGCCGGAGTCATCCGCGAGGTCACCGACTCCGGCCTGGTCGGGCGCGGCGGCGCCGCCTTCCCCACCGGCCGCAAGTGGCAGGCCACGGCGTCCCAGCCCGACCACCCCCACTACCTGGTCTGCAACGCCGACGAGTCCGAGCCGGGCACCTTCAAGGACCGCGTCCTGATGGAGGGCGACCCGTACGCGCTCGTCGAGGCGATGACCGTCGCCGGCTACGCGGTCGGCGCGCACCGCGGATACCTGTACCTGCGCGGCGAGTACCCCCGCGCGCTGCGGCGGCTGGAGCACGCCGTCGCGCAGGCACGCGCGCGGGGCTTCCTCGGCGACGACGTCCTCGGCCAGGGCTACGCCTTCGACATCGAGATCCGGCGCGGCGCGGGGGCCTACATCTGCGGCGAGGAGACGGCCCTGTTCAACTCCATCGAGGGCTACCGGGGCGAACCGCGCTCCAAGCCGCCGTTCCCCGTGGAGAAGGGCCTGTTCGGCAAACCGACGGTGGAGAACAACGTCGAGACCCTCGTCAACGTCCTGCCGATCCTGACCATGGGCGCCCCCGCCTACGCGGCGATCGGCACGGACAGATCCACCGGTCCCAAGCTGTTCTGCGTCTCGGGCGGCGTCGACCGGCCGGGGATCTACGAGCTGCCGTTCGGGGCGACGCTGGGCGAGGTCCTCGCCCTGGCCGGGGTCCGCGAGAATCTGCGGGCGGTGCTGCTCGGCGGCGCGGCCGGCGGCTTCGTACGGCCCGACGAGCTGGACATCCCGCTCACCTTCGAAGGCACCCGGGAGGCGGGCACCACCCTCGGTTCGGGGGTCGTCATGGCCTTCGACGACACCGTCCCGCTGCCCCGGCTGCTGCTGCGCATCGCCGAGTTCTTCCGCGACGAGTCCTGCGGGCAGTGCGTGCCCTGCCGGGTCGGGACCGTACGGCAGGAGGAGGCCCTGCACCGGATCGTGCGGCGCACCGGGGCCGCCGCCGCCGATGACATCGCGCTGCTCAGGGAGGTCGGCCGCGCCATGCGGGACGCCTCGATCTGCGGTCTCGGGCAGACCGCGTGGAACGCCGTGGAATCCGCCATCGACCGTCTGGGGGCGTACGAATGA
- a CDS encoding isochorismatase family protein, whose protein sequence is MTPPLALDPARSALVLVDLMDRIVALPLEPRKGTEVLSAAEELAKAFRSAGAPVVLIRVERPGVAEQPPGSGLVAGLAREGDLEVVKRTIGGFQGTGLDDLLRERGVRALVFGGIATNLGVESTARAAGDLGYDLIFVEDAMAAFTSAEHEASVRLDFPRLGTVVTTAQVRFVAG, encoded by the coding sequence ATGACCCCACCCCTCGCCCTCGACCCCGCGCGCAGCGCCCTCGTCCTCGTCGATCTGATGGACCGGATCGTCGCGCTGCCCCTGGAGCCCCGCAAGGGCACCGAAGTCCTGTCCGCAGCAGAGGAGTTGGCGAAAGCCTTCCGCTCGGCGGGCGCTCCCGTCGTCCTCATCCGCGTCGAACGCCCCGGCGTCGCCGAACAGCCGCCCGGCAGCGGTCTGGTCGCGGGCCTCGCCCGGGAGGGCGACCTGGAGGTGGTGAAGCGGACCATCGGCGGCTTCCAGGGCACGGGCCTGGACGACCTCCTGCGCGAACGCGGCGTACGCGCGCTCGTCTTCGGCGGCATCGCCACCAATCTCGGCGTGGAGTCCACCGCCCGCGCCGCCGGCGACCTCGGCTACGACCTGATCTTCGTCGAGGACGCCATGGCAGCCTTCACGTCCGCCGAGCACGAGGCCTCGGTACGACTGGACTTCCCCCGCCTGGGGACGGTGGTGACGACGGCGCAGGTGCGCTTCGTCGCCGGCTGA
- a CDS encoding OFA family MFS transporter, which translates to MSPPVAPAGWSRWLVPPAALSVHLSIGQAYAWSVFKPPLEAALGLSGTESALPFQLAIVMLGLSAAFGGTLVERNGPRWAMTVALVCFSSGFLISALGAATEQYWLIVLGYGFVGGIGLGIGYISPVSTLIKWFPDRPGMATGIAIMGFGGGALIASPWSTQMLQSFGTDSSGIALAFLVHGLTYAVFMSLGVLLVRVPRTDRPVEGAPSALQGPQVSAGSALRTPQFWCLWVVLCMNVTAGIGILEKAAPMITDFFADTSTPVSVSAAAGFVALLSAANMAGRIGWSSTSDLIGRKNIYRVYLGVGAVMYALLALFGDSSKPLFVLCAMVILSFYGGGFATVPAYLKDLFGTYQVGAIHGRLLTAWSTAGVLGPLIVNWIADHQKEAGKSGASLYSLSFMIMIGLLVIGFVANEFVRPVHARHHVPAPREEALDVERQQPESA; encoded by the coding sequence ATGAGTCCCCCTGTCGCACCGGCCGGCTGGAGCCGCTGGCTGGTTCCCCCCGCCGCACTCTCCGTCCATCTCTCCATCGGCCAGGCCTACGCCTGGAGCGTGTTCAAGCCGCCCCTGGAGGCCGCGCTGGGTCTGAGCGGCACCGAGAGCGCGCTGCCCTTCCAGCTCGCCATCGTGATGCTCGGTCTGTCCGCCGCCTTCGGCGGCACACTGGTCGAACGCAACGGGCCGCGCTGGGCGATGACGGTGGCCCTGGTCTGCTTCTCCTCCGGCTTCCTGATCTCCGCCCTCGGCGCGGCCACCGAGCAGTACTGGCTGATCGTCCTCGGCTACGGCTTCGTCGGCGGCATCGGTCTGGGCATCGGCTACATCTCCCCCGTCTCCACCCTGATCAAGTGGTTCCCCGACCGGCCGGGCATGGCCACCGGCATCGCCATCATGGGCTTCGGCGGCGGCGCGCTGATCGCCTCGCCCTGGTCGACGCAGATGCTCCAGTCGTTCGGCACCGACAGCTCCGGGATCGCGCTGGCGTTCCTCGTACACGGACTGACGTACGCCGTCTTCATGTCGCTCGGGGTCCTGCTGGTACGGGTCCCGCGCACCGACAGGCCGGTCGAAGGGGCCCCGAGCGCCCTCCAGGGCCCGCAGGTCTCCGCCGGCAGCGCCCTGCGCACCCCGCAGTTCTGGTGCCTGTGGGTCGTGCTCTGCATGAACGTGACCGCCGGCATCGGCATCCTGGAGAAGGCCGCCCCGATGATCACGGACTTCTTCGCGGACACCTCGACCCCGGTGTCGGTGTCGGCCGCGGCGGGCTTCGTCGCCCTGTTGTCGGCCGCCAACATGGCGGGCCGCATCGGCTGGTCGTCCACCTCCGACCTGATCGGCCGCAAGAACATCTACCGCGTCTACCTCGGTGTCGGCGCGGTGATGTACGCGCTCCTCGCCCTGTTCGGCGACTCCTCCAAGCCGCTGTTCGTTCTGTGCGCGATGGTGATCCTGTCCTTCTACGGCGGCGGCTTCGCGACCGTCCCCGCCTATCTGAAGGATCTCTTCGGGACCTACCAGGTCGGCGCCATCCACGGCCGGCTGCTCACCGCCTGGTCCACGGCCGGAGTGCTCGGGCCGCTGATCGTGAACTGGATCGCCGACCACCAGAAGGAGGCCGGCAAGAGCGGCGCGAGCCTGTACAGCCTGTCCTTCATGATCATGATCGGGCTGCTCGTCATCGGCTTCGTCGCCAACGAGTTCGTCCGGCCCGTCCATGCCCGCCACCACGTCCCCGCCCCGCGGGAGGAGGCCCTCGATGTCGAACGACAGCAGCCAGAGTCCGCCTGA
- a CDS encoding molybdopterin oxidoreductase family protein: protein MSKRDRTKKTYTRLTHPLVRDSRDEPFRRASWQEALDRAARGLELGRGAFGMFSCARATNEMNYVAQKFARVVMGTNNVDSCNRTCHAPSVAGLSAAFGSGGGTSSYEEIEHTDVIVMWGSNARFAHPIFFQHVLKGIRNGAPMYAVDPRRTSTAEWAESWLGLNVGTDIPMAHAIGREIIHAGLANEGFIERATTGFEEYRALVEPWTLSLAEKVTGVPARAIRELAHAYARAERAQLCWTLGITEHHNGTANVRALINLSLLTGQVGRYGAGLQPLRGQNNVQGGGDMGAIPNRLPGFQDILDPGTRLKFESAWDTVIQPHYGLNLTEMFEAMEEGTLKAVYCIGENPAQSEADSEQAVRRLRQLDFLVVQDIFLTKTAELADVVLPATAGWAETEGTTTNSERRVQRVRRAVTPPGEAREDIDIICELAARLGHDWKYADAETVWNELRSVSPDHYGMTYERLEEHQGIQWPCPGTEALEPTYLHGRLWEKDPARRGLPAPFGIVRHDPPVDLTDERYPIRLTTGRRLDSYNTGVQSGGFASPLRRGEYVELSPEDAEHYGVVVGEEVQVSSRRGSVVAPVWVDPALRPGLAFMTMHFPDDVDTNRLTIEANCPIAGTAEFKASAIRIEKLPVATIVR from the coding sequence ATGAGCAAACGCGACCGGACCAAGAAGACCTACACCCGGCTCACCCACCCCCTGGTCCGCGACTCCCGCGACGAGCCCTTCCGGCGGGCGAGCTGGCAGGAGGCCCTGGACCGGGCGGCCCGCGGCCTTGAACTGGGCCGCGGCGCGTTCGGCATGTTCTCCTGCGCCCGGGCCACCAACGAGATGAACTACGTGGCGCAGAAGTTCGCACGGGTCGTCATGGGCACGAACAACGTCGACTCCTGCAACCGCACCTGCCACGCCCCCAGCGTCGCCGGTCTCTCCGCCGCCTTCGGCTCGGGCGGCGGGACGTCGAGTTACGAGGAGATCGAGCACACCGACGTCATCGTGATGTGGGGCTCCAACGCCCGCTTCGCGCATCCGATCTTCTTCCAGCACGTGCTGAAGGGGATCAGGAACGGCGCCCCGATGTACGCCGTCGATCCGCGCCGCACCTCCACCGCCGAATGGGCGGAGAGCTGGCTCGGCCTCAACGTCGGCACCGACATTCCCATGGCGCACGCCATCGGCCGCGAGATCATCCACGCGGGCCTGGCCAACGAGGGGTTCATCGAGCGGGCGACGACCGGCTTCGAGGAGTACCGGGCCCTCGTCGAGCCGTGGACGCTGTCCCTTGCCGAGAAGGTGACGGGCGTACCGGCCCGCGCCATACGGGAGTTGGCGCACGCCTACGCCCGCGCCGAGCGCGCCCAGCTGTGCTGGACCCTCGGCATCACTGAGCACCACAACGGCACCGCCAACGTCCGCGCGCTCATCAACCTCTCCCTGCTGACCGGTCAAGTGGGGCGGTACGGCGCCGGATTGCAGCCGTTGCGGGGCCAGAACAACGTGCAGGGCGGCGGCGACATGGGCGCGATCCCCAACCGCCTGCCCGGCTTCCAGGACATCCTCGATCCCGGCACCCGGCTGAAGTTCGAGTCGGCCTGGGACACCGTCATCCAGCCGCACTACGGACTGAACCTGACAGAGATGTTCGAGGCCATGGAGGAGGGCACCCTCAAGGCCGTCTACTGCATCGGGGAGAACCCGGCGCAGTCGGAGGCCGACAGCGAGCAGGCCGTACGGCGCCTGCGGCAGCTCGACTTCCTCGTCGTACAGGACATCTTCCTGACGAAGACGGCCGAACTGGCGGACGTCGTCCTGCCCGCGACCGCCGGCTGGGCTGAGACCGAGGGCACGACCACCAACAGCGAGCGGCGGGTCCAGCGCGTCCGCCGGGCGGTCACCCCGCCCGGCGAGGCCCGCGAGGACATCGACATCATCTGCGAACTCGCCGCACGCCTCGGCCACGACTGGAAGTACGCCGACGCCGAGACCGTGTGGAACGAACTGCGCTCGGTCTCGCCGGACCACTACGGGATGACGTACGAACGCCTGGAGGAACACCAGGGCATCCAGTGGCCGTGCCCCGGCACCGAAGCACTCGAACCCACCTACCTGCACGGCCGGTTGTGGGAGAAGGACCCGGCCAGGCGCGGCCTGCCCGCACCCTTCGGGATCGTGCGGCACGATCCGCCGGTCGACCTCACCGACGAGCGGTACCCGATCCGGCTGACCACCGGACGGCGCCTGGACTCCTACAACACCGGTGTACAGAGCGGCGGTTTCGCCTCCCCCTTGCGGCGCGGCGAGTACGTCGAGCTGTCCCCGGAGGACGCCGAGCACTACGGCGTCGTGGTCGGCGAGGAGGTGCAGGTGTCCTCGCGGCGCGGTTCCGTCGTGGCCCCCGTCTGGGTCGACCCGGCGCTGCGCCCCGGCCTCGCCTTCATGACCATGCACTTCCCCGACGACGTGGACACCAACCGGCTGACGATCGAGGCCAACTGCCCGATCGCCGGGACGGCGGAGTTCAAGGCGTCGGCGATCCGGATCGAGAAGCTCCCCGTCGCGACCATCGTGAGGTGA
- a CDS encoding 2-dehydropantoate 2-reductase: MKVAVLGAGAIGAYVGAALHRAGADVHLIARGPHLAAMRQHGVRVLSPRGDFTAHAHATDDPTQVGPVDYVFLGLKANSYAACGPLIEPLLHETTAVVAAQNGIPWWYFHRHGGPHDGHRVESVDPDGAVSAVLAPERAVGCVVYAATELEEPGVVRHLEGTRFSVGEPDRSVSRRCADFSEAMVAGGLKCPVEPDLRNDIWLKLLGNISFNPISALARATMRQMCLHGGTRKVIETMMAETLAVAEALGCEVGVSIERRLAGAERVGDHRTSTLQDLERGKPLELDVLLAAVVELAEITGVQVPTLRTVHAISDLLALRIAA; the protein is encoded by the coding sequence ATGAAAGTCGCAGTCCTGGGCGCCGGTGCGATCGGCGCCTACGTCGGAGCCGCGCTGCACCGCGCGGGCGCCGACGTCCATCTCATCGCCCGTGGACCGCACTTGGCGGCCATGAGGCAGCACGGAGTCCGGGTCCTCTCCCCGCGCGGCGACTTCACCGCGCACGCCCACGCCACCGACGACCCGACGCAAGTCGGCCCGGTCGACTACGTCTTCCTGGGCCTGAAGGCCAACTCGTACGCGGCGTGCGGGCCGCTGATCGAGCCCTTGCTGCACGAGACCACGGCGGTGGTGGCCGCCCAGAACGGCATCCCCTGGTGGTACTTCCACCGGCACGGCGGCCCCCACGACGGCCACCGCGTCGAGAGCGTGGACCCGGACGGCGCGGTCAGTGCGGTGCTCGCGCCCGAACGAGCAGTCGGATGCGTCGTCTACGCGGCGACCGAACTGGAAGAACCCGGTGTCGTACGGCACTTGGAAGGCACCCGGTTCTCCGTCGGCGAGCCCGACCGGAGTGTGTCCAGGCGCTGCGCGGACTTCAGCGAGGCAATGGTCGCCGGCGGCCTGAAGTGCCCGGTGGAGCCCGACCTGCGCAACGACATCTGGCTCAAGCTGCTCGGCAACATCTCGTTCAACCCGATCAGCGCCCTGGCCCGAGCCACCATGCGCCAGATGTGCCTGCACGGCGGCACCCGCAAGGTCATCGAGACGATGATGGCCGAGACGCTCGCGGTCGCCGAGGCCCTCGGCTGCGAGGTCGGCGTCTCCATCGAACGCCGGCTGGCCGGCGCCGAGCGCGTCGGCGACCACCGCACCTCCACGCTCCAGGACCTGGAGCGCGGCAAGCCGCTCGAACTCGACGTACTCCTGGCGGCCGTCGTCGAGTTGGCGGAGATCACCGGCGTCCAGGTGCCCACCCTGCGCACCGTGCACGCCATCTCGGACCTGCTCGCACTGAGGATCGCCGCATGA
- a CDS encoding beta-ketoacyl-ACP synthase III: MNGSRIAAVGHYQPARVLTNEDLAGMVDTSDEWITSRVGIRTRHIAGPDEPVDELAAHAAAKALAGAGLAPADIDLVLVATSTAVDRSPNMAARVAARLGIPSPAAMDVNVVCAGFTHALATADHAVRAGASARALVIGADKMTDVTDWTDRTTCVLVGDGAGAAVVEASEETGIGPVLWGSVPEMGHAVRIEGTPARFAQEGQSVYRWATTQLPPIARKACERAGLEPADLAAVVLHQANLRIIEPLAEKIGAVNAVVARDVVDSGNTSAASIPLAFSKLVEQGAVTTGDPVLLFGFGGNLSYAGQVVHCP; this comes from the coding sequence ATGAACGGCTCGCGCATCGCCGCCGTCGGCCATTACCAGCCCGCCAGGGTGCTCACGAACGAGGACCTGGCGGGCATGGTCGACACCAGCGACGAGTGGATCACGTCCCGGGTCGGCATCCGCACACGGCACATCGCCGGCCCCGACGAGCCCGTCGACGAACTCGCCGCGCACGCCGCCGCCAAGGCGCTCGCCGGCGCCGGTCTCGCACCCGCCGACATCGACCTTGTGCTGGTCGCCACGTCCACCGCCGTCGACCGCTCGCCCAACATGGCCGCCCGGGTCGCCGCCCGCCTCGGCATCCCCTCGCCCGCCGCGATGGACGTCAACGTCGTGTGCGCCGGCTTCACCCACGCCCTCGCCACCGCCGACCACGCCGTGCGCGCGGGCGCGTCCGCGCGGGCCCTGGTGATCGGCGCCGACAAGATGACCGATGTCACCGACTGGACCGACCGCACCACCTGCGTACTCGTCGGCGACGGGGCGGGGGCCGCCGTCGTCGAGGCGTCCGAGGAGACCGGGATCGGGCCCGTGCTGTGGGGCTCGGTGCCCGAGATGGGACACGCCGTGCGCATCGAGGGCACGCCCGCGCGGTTCGCCCAGGAGGGGCAGAGCGTCTACCGGTGGGCCACCACCCAGTTGCCGCCCATCGCCCGCAAGGCCTGCGAGCGCGCCGGGCTCGAGCCCGCCGACCTCGCCGCCGTGGTGCTGCACCAGGCCAACCTCCGTATCATCGAGCCCCTCGCGGAGAAGATCGGCGCCGTCAACGCCGTCGTCGCGCGGGACGTCGTCGACTCCGGCAACACCTCGGCGGCGAGCATCCCACTCGCGTTCTCCAAGCTCGTCGAACAGGGCGCCGTCACCACCGGCGATCCGGTGCTGCTGTTCGGATTCGGCGGAAACCTTTCGTACGCCGGCCAGGTCGTCCACTGCCCGTGA
- a CDS encoding GntR family transcriptional regulator, which yields MLSTGLPQGAVPKLERPGPLRDRVYEALLELITTRALQPGQHLVESELAGHLGVSRQPVREALQRLNTEGWVDLRPAQGAFVHEPTEDEADQLLTVRTLLEAEAARLAAANAGSAGIKVLEELCAEGEKAVAADDVDAAVAMNARFHAKIMELAGNAVLAELAAQVDRRVRWYYTPIARQRGQQSWIEHRALIAAVSDRDEDRATQLMREHTEHTRRSYHQRAK from the coding sequence ATGTTGTCGACAGGACTGCCGCAGGGTGCGGTTCCCAAGCTCGAACGCCCCGGCCCGCTGCGCGACCGCGTCTACGAGGCACTGCTCGAACTCATCACCACCCGCGCCCTCCAGCCCGGCCAGCACCTGGTGGAGAGCGAACTCGCCGGTCACCTGGGCGTGTCGCGCCAGCCGGTGCGGGAGGCGCTGCAGCGGCTCAACACCGAGGGCTGGGTCGATCTGCGGCCCGCCCAGGGCGCGTTCGTGCACGAGCCGACCGAGGACGAGGCGGACCAGCTCCTCACCGTCCGTACGCTGCTGGAGGCCGAGGCCGCCCGGCTGGCCGCCGCCAACGCGGGCAGCGCCGGCATCAAGGTGCTCGAAGAGCTGTGCGCCGAGGGCGAGAAGGCGGTGGCCGCGGACGACGTGGACGCCGCCGTCGCCATGAACGCCCGCTTCCACGCGAAGATCATGGAGCTGGCGGGCAACGCCGTCCTCGCCGAACTGGCCGCCCAGGTCGACCGCCGGGTGCGCTGGTACTACACGCCGATCGCCCGGCAGCGCGGACAGCAGTCCTGGATCGAGCACCGCGCACTGATCGCGGCCGTCTCGGACCGCGACGAGGACCGGGCCACGCAACTGATGCGGGAGCATACGGAGCACACCCGCCGCTCGTACCATCAGCGCGCCAAGTGA
- a CDS encoding 2Fe-2S iron-sulfur cluster-binding protein encodes MTVTSLGIPRRLLEFTIDGQAVRMPEGSTVLDACRAAGKDIPTLCQGDTLRPKNACRVCVVEVEGSRTLVPACSRRAEPGMEVRTDTERARHSRKIVLELLASSVDLSTTPQVAAWIKEYEAKPDRFGPDTARLNEEPKIDNDLYVRDYDKCILCYKCVDACGDQWQNTFAISVSGRGFDARISVEQDAPLTDSACVYCGNCIEVCPTGALSFKSEFDMRAAGTWDETRQTETTTVCAYCGVGCNLTLHVQDNEIVKVTSPHDNPVTHGNLCIKGRFGYQHVQNRD; translated from the coding sequence ATGACCGTGACATCGCTGGGGATCCCGCGCCGGCTGCTGGAGTTCACCATCGACGGACAGGCGGTCCGGATGCCCGAGGGCTCGACCGTCCTCGACGCCTGCCGGGCCGCCGGGAAGGACATCCCGACCCTCTGCCAGGGCGACACCCTGCGGCCCAAGAACGCCTGCCGGGTCTGTGTGGTCGAGGTGGAGGGCTCCAGGACCCTCGTACCGGCCTGCTCGCGCCGGGCCGAGCCCGGGATGGAGGTGCGCACCGACACCGAGCGCGCCCGGCACAGCCGCAAGATCGTCCTGGAGCTGCTCGCCTCGTCGGTCGACTTGTCGACCACTCCACAGGTCGCCGCATGGATCAAGGAGTACGAGGCGAAACCGGACCGGTTCGGCCCGGACACCGCCCGGCTGAACGAGGAACCGAAGATCGACAACGACCTGTACGTGCGCGACTACGACAAGTGCATCCTCTGCTACAAGTGCGTCGACGCCTGCGGCGACCAGTGGCAGAACACCTTCGCGATCTCCGTCTCCGGCCGCGGGTTCGACGCCCGGATCTCCGTCGAGCAGGACGCCCCGCTCACCGACTCCGCCTGCGTGTACTGCGGCAACTGCATCGAGGTCTGCCCCACCGGGGCACTGTCGTTCAAGTCGGAGTTCGACATGCGGGCCGCGGGTACCTGGGACGAGACCAGACAGACCGAGACGACCACCGTGTGCGCCTACTGCGGAGTGGGCTGCAACCTCACGCTCCATGTGCAGGACAATGAGATCGTGAAGGTCACCTCCCCGCACGACAACCCGGTGACCCACGGCAACCTCTGCATCAAGGGCCGCTTCGGCTACCAGCACGTACAGAACCGGGACTGA
- the fdhD gene encoding formate dehydrogenase accessory sulfurtransferase FdhD, with protein sequence MGRVTERRKVLRIRDGAVSSRPDTLVAEEPLEIRLNGKPLAITMRTPGDDFALAAGFLVSEGVLAEQDDLQNIVYCAGATVDGSNTYNVVDVRTAPGVAIPDITLERNVYTTSSCGLCGKASLDAVRTTARWPIADTPPVRVDPELLASLPDRLRAAQRVFDRTGGLHAAALFGEGGELLDVREDVGRHNAVDKLVGRALQNGDLPLSRTILLVSGRASFELAQKAVMAGIPVLAAVSAPSSLAVDLAAETGLTLVGFLRGSSMNVYAGEDRIALRTAAAQG encoded by the coding sequence ATGGGACGAGTCACGGAACGACGCAAGGTGCTCCGCATCCGCGACGGGGCGGTCTCGTCCCGCCCGGACACGCTGGTCGCCGAGGAACCGCTGGAGATCCGGCTGAACGGCAAACCGCTCGCCATCACCATGCGCACCCCGGGCGACGACTTCGCGCTGGCCGCGGGATTCCTGGTCAGCGAGGGCGTGCTCGCCGAGCAGGACGACCTGCAGAACATCGTGTACTGCGCGGGCGCCACCGTCGACGGCTCGAACACGTACAACGTGGTGGACGTGCGGACCGCCCCGGGCGTCGCCATCCCCGACATCACCCTCGAACGGAACGTCTACACCACCTCTTCCTGCGGCCTGTGCGGCAAGGCGAGCCTCGACGCCGTACGCACCACGGCCCGCTGGCCGATAGCCGACACTCCCCCGGTCCGGGTCGACCCCGAGCTGCTCGCGAGCCTCCCCGACCGGCTGCGCGCTGCCCAACGGGTCTTCGACCGGACCGGGGGCCTGCACGCGGCCGCCCTCTTCGGCGAAGGCGGGGAACTGCTGGACGTACGGGAGGACGTGGGCCGGCACAACGCGGTCGACAAGCTCGTCGGCCGCGCCCTGCAGAACGGGGACCTGCCCCTGTCCCGGACCATCCTGCTGGTCTCCGGACGGGCCTCCTTCGAGCTGGCGCAGAAGGCCGTGATGGCCGGGATCCCGGTACTGGCCGCGGTCTCGGCACCGTCCTCGCTGGCCGTGGACCTGGCCGCGGAGACCGGACTGACCCTCGTGGGCTTCCTGCGGGGCAGCTCCATGAACGTGTACGCGGGCGAGGACCGCATCGCCCTGCGGACCGCGGCCGCCCAGGGGTGA